A stretch of Dyella sp. BiH032 DNA encodes these proteins:
- a CDS encoding META and DUF4377 domain-containing protein: MKFRLMLLPLALAACSQTPPDHADGAPAATASTSVPAPAPAPASSAPAAAFDTATLAKYHWRLTEATGGDGKRIDALFVRPDHPLQLDFVRDRLSVGNACNRLGGNFSVQGNRLKLGQMAQTMMACADPALSALDSAISQRLQGQPKIQLKDEGNAPTLSLAGDNGDTLVFTGDPTAETRYGGAGETVFLEVAPETKPCSHPLIPNKQCLQVRERKYGANGVVESSGEWQPLYQDIEGYTHEPGVRNVLRVKRFAVKHPPADAPSTAYVLDMVAESAIAPQKK, from the coding sequence ATGAAATTCCGCCTGATGCTGCTCCCGCTCGCCCTGGCCGCCTGTTCGCAGACGCCGCCGGACCACGCCGATGGCGCGCCGGCCGCGACGGCATCGACGTCCGTTCCTGCACCTGCACCCGCCCCGGCTTCGTCAGCGCCGGCCGCCGCCTTCGATACCGCGACGCTGGCCAAGTATCACTGGCGCCTCACCGAGGCCACTGGCGGCGACGGCAAACGCATCGATGCGCTGTTCGTCCGGCCGGACCATCCCTTGCAGCTGGACTTCGTGCGTGACCGCCTGAGCGTCGGCAACGCATGCAACCGCCTCGGCGGCAACTTCAGCGTGCAAGGTAACCGCCTAAAGCTCGGGCAGATGGCGCAGACCATGATGGCCTGCGCGGATCCGGCGTTGTCGGCGCTCGACAGCGCCATCTCGCAGCGCCTGCAGGGCCAGCCGAAGATCCAGCTGAAGGACGAAGGCAACGCACCGACGCTGAGCCTGGCCGGTGACAATGGCGACACCTTGGTCTTCACCGGTGATCCCACGGCCGAGACGCGCTACGGCGGCGCAGGCGAAACCGTCTTTCTCGAGGTGGCGCCGGAGACCAAGCCGTGCAGCCATCCGCTCATCCCGAACAAGCAGTGCCTGCAGGTGCGTGAGCGCAAGTACGGTGCGAATGGCGTCGTCGAAAGCAGCGGCGAATGGCAGCCGCTCTACCAGGACATCGAGGGTTACACGCACGAACCGGGCGTCCGCAACGTGTTGCGCGTAAAGCGCTTCGCCGTCAAGCATCCGCCGGCCGATGCGCCGTCGACGGCCTACGTGCTGGACATGGTGGCGGAATCGGCCATCGCGCCTCAGAAGAAGTGA
- a CDS encoding Hpt domain-containing protein: protein MAEADRRCDALAVVRGCIETRRASWERKGVEVGTELPCGPLPWLSLDESMLCKAVEGALDSVAARLHRGVLHVAMWWGNARPGGGRLQMEVYGDESAGVSLAFDLEKHPAVSPTAPIDVSSRALLIDEHSARARILQAQCACLGLEIGAPVAAKAALAMAAEAPHRMVWLGGRAADIEVRRLASAIRRAERKCGFPSARIVALRDAGEDGRWPDIDAAVDWPVSLDHLRAICATVQPPEESLSDAVRLLFLRESRRDAVIIREAIDLGDWSTVVRHAHRIKGGTVVLGESVVCAQAERVEQAARHAVPDRTQLRKLLAELEAELRGSR from the coding sequence ATGGCCGAAGCGGACAGGCGCTGCGATGCGCTGGCGGTAGTGCGCGGTTGCATCGAGACCCGCCGTGCGTCCTGGGAGCGGAAAGGCGTCGAAGTCGGCACCGAGCTTCCTTGCGGACCCTTGCCGTGGCTGTCCCTCGACGAGTCGATGCTTTGCAAGGCGGTGGAAGGCGCACTGGATAGCGTTGCCGCACGGCTTCACCGCGGCGTCCTGCACGTAGCGATGTGGTGGGGAAATGCTCGCCCCGGCGGGGGCCGCCTTCAGATGGAGGTCTACGGCGACGAAAGTGCGGGCGTGTCGCTTGCGTTCGACCTGGAAAAGCATCCGGCGGTATCACCCACGGCTCCAATCGATGTGTCCAGCCGTGCTCTGCTCATCGACGAACACTCGGCCAGGGCCAGGATCCTCCAGGCGCAATGCGCTTGCCTGGGCCTGGAGATCGGAGCGCCGGTTGCGGCGAAAGCCGCGCTGGCGATGGCGGCGGAAGCGCCACATCGCATGGTATGGCTTGGCGGCCGGGCTGCGGACATTGAGGTGCGGCGACTGGCTTCCGCCATCCGGCGTGCGGAGCGTAAATGCGGATTTCCCTCGGCGCGCATCGTCGCTTTGCGCGACGCCGGAGAAGATGGCCGGTGGCCCGACATCGATGCCGCGGTCGATTGGCCGGTGAGTCTCGATCACCTGCGCGCGATTTGCGCGACGGTGCAGCCGCCGGAAGAAAGCTTGTCCGACGCCGTACGGCTGCTGTTCCTGCGTGAAAGCCGGCGCGACGCCGTCATCATTCGTGAGGCGATCGACCTTGGCGACTGGTCGACGGTCGTCCGTCATGCCCATCGCATCAAAGGCGGCACGGTCGTGCTGGGTGAGAGCGTTGTCTGTGCGCAGGCAGAACGAGTGGAGCAGGCAGCGCGCCATGCCGTGCCGGATCGGACTCAACTGAGGAAGCTTCTTGCCGAGCTCGAAGCCGAGCTACGCGGCTCTCGCTGA
- a CDS encoding YciI family protein, with the protein MKFLVMIYCDDSLLGDLPDGQFDTMMRGCLDKADELKRNGTLIDSQKLQAPSQSRTMRIRQGRTTVVDGPFAETKEYLGGFNLIEARDMDEALEIAKSFPWASIGSIEVRPVADLEEERRRVSVAA; encoded by the coding sequence ATGAAGTTCCTGGTGATGATCTATTGCGACGACAGCCTGCTTGGCGATCTGCCGGACGGACAGTTCGACACGATGATGCGCGGCTGCCTGGACAAGGCCGACGAACTGAAGCGGAATGGCACGCTGATCGACAGCCAGAAGCTGCAGGCGCCTTCGCAGTCCCGCACCATGCGCATCCGCCAGGGCCGCACCACCGTGGTGGACGGTCCATTCGCGGAGACCAAGGAATACCTGGGCGGTTTCAACCTGATCGAAGCCCGGGATATGGACGAGGCGCTGGAAATCGCCAAGTCGTTCCCGTGGGCGAGCATCGGCAGCATTGAAGTGCGCCCGGTGGCCGACCTCGAAGAGGAGCGTCGACGCGTCAGCGTCGCGGCCTGA
- a CDS encoding aspartyl/asparaginyl beta-hydroxylase domain-containing protein: MSRVYDVASGALRALYDARVSNPPVLDLAERFPDGYRFADAWTALRDEALALTQRLDTVPRFHELMAEQRAISDNDGHDWRMYLLKVYGNDVDEHMAACPYLAELVRTSPDVLSATLSFLAPRKHIPRHRGPFKGVLRFQLGLSVPCLEDGRPAAILRLADRDYRIGSGEAMLWDDTYPHEVWNASDEWRIALLLDVRRHDLPPDMAMLSRVLIAGIGAVARWKLPAMVAGGRDG, encoded by the coding sequence ATGAGCCGTGTCTACGACGTTGCGTCCGGCGCATTGCGCGCGCTCTACGATGCGCGAGTCTCCAATCCGCCGGTGTTGGACCTCGCCGAACGGTTCCCCGATGGCTATCGCTTTGCCGACGCCTGGACCGCCCTGCGCGACGAAGCCCTCGCGCTCACACAGCGCCTGGACACGGTACCGCGCTTCCACGAACTGATGGCCGAGCAGCGCGCGATCTCCGACAACGATGGCCACGACTGGCGCATGTACTTGCTGAAGGTATACGGCAACGACGTGGACGAGCATATGGCGGCCTGTCCCTATCTGGCCGAGCTAGTGCGGACCTCGCCCGACGTGCTGTCGGCGACACTCTCGTTTCTCGCTCCGCGCAAGCACATCCCCCGCCACCGCGGCCCTTTCAAGGGCGTTCTGCGTTTTCAGCTGGGCCTTTCCGTACCCTGCCTTGAGGACGGCCGACCCGCGGCCATACTGCGGCTGGCCGATCGCGATTACCGCATCGGCAGCGGCGAGGCCATGCTCTGGGACGACACGTACCCGCACGAGGTGTGGAACGCCAGCGACGAATGGCGCATCGCACTGCTGCTCGACGTTCGACGGCATGATCTCCCGCCGGACATGGCCATGCTCTCGCGGGTATTGATTGCCGGCATCGGAGCCGTGGCACGATGGAAACTGCCGGCGATGGTCGCCGGCGGAAGAGACGGCTGA
- a CDS encoding carbohydrate-binding protein encodes MRSRALSMLFGSSAGAMAWAGLFAVAPMSTAVAQALPACAPAWSATAVYVGGDVASENGTNYKANWWTQGNDPATNNGGPGTGQPWTSQGSCSGSTGGGTGGGSGGGSGGGTPPPPPGTGANLLFSPYKDATINLNWNTNTMQTAAATGTPIPLVGSGSLYASYVKNLSAVTLAFATGECGSENWGGIPGATFASANISQLSSAGLPYVVSTGGAAGSFTCSSTAGMASFLSRYYTPQMLGVDFDIEAGQTQTQINNLIAAAAYGQSLHPSLRFSFTLATLAASDGSYGGLNATGDLVVKAIKASSLTNYTINLMVMDYGTAGPSICVVVNGQCDMAQSAIQAAKNLQHTYGIPLSKIELTPMIGMNDNTSEVFTVANTDTVVSYAVSNGLAGLHFWSLDRDTPCSSSWASPTCNSVPSTTPLQYTKRFLSDLGR; translated from the coding sequence ATGAGATCGCGCGCCCTGTCGATGCTGTTCGGTAGCAGCGCCGGCGCCATGGCATGGGCCGGCCTGTTCGCCGTGGCACCGATGTCCACGGCCGTGGCGCAGGCCCTGCCTGCCTGCGCTCCTGCATGGAGCGCCACCGCCGTCTATGTCGGTGGCGACGTCGCCAGCGAGAACGGCACCAACTACAAGGCCAACTGGTGGACGCAGGGCAACGATCCGGCGACCAACAACGGTGGCCCGGGCACCGGCCAGCCATGGACATCCCAGGGTTCCTGCAGCGGCTCGACTGGCGGAGGCACGGGTGGCGGCAGCGGTGGCGGTTCCGGCGGCGGCACACCGCCTCCGCCACCCGGTACGGGCGCCAACCTGTTGTTCAGCCCCTACAAGGACGCCACCATCAATCTCAACTGGAACACCAACACCATGCAGACGGCGGCGGCGACTGGCACGCCGATTCCGCTGGTCGGCAGCGGCAGCCTCTACGCCAGCTACGTGAAGAACCTGAGCGCCGTGACGCTGGCGTTCGCCACCGGCGAGTGCGGCAGCGAGAATTGGGGCGGCATTCCCGGCGCTACGTTCGCCAGCGCCAACATCAGCCAACTGTCGAGCGCAGGCTTGCCCTACGTCGTTTCCACCGGCGGCGCCGCAGGCAGCTTCACCTGCTCCAGCACCGCGGGCATGGCCTCGTTCCTGTCCCGGTATTACACGCCGCAGATGCTGGGCGTGGACTTCGACATCGAGGCTGGCCAGACGCAGACCCAGATCAACAACCTGATCGCTGCCGCGGCCTATGGCCAATCGCTGCATCCGAGCCTGCGGTTCTCCTTCACCCTCGCCACGCTGGCTGCATCCGACGGCAGCTACGGCGGCCTCAATGCCACGGGCGACCTGGTGGTGAAGGCGATCAAGGCTTCTTCCCTCACCAACTACACGATCAACCTGATGGTGATGGACTACGGCACCGCCGGCCCCTCGATCTGTGTCGTAGTGAACGGCCAATGCGACATGGCCCAATCGGCGATCCAGGCGGCCAAGAACCTGCAACACACCTACGGCATTCCGCTGAGCAAGATCGAACTGACGCCGATGATCGGCATGAACGACAACACCAGCGAGGTCTTCACGGTCGCGAACACCGACACGGTCGTGAGCTATGCGGTGAGCAACGGGCTGGCCGGACTGCATTTCTGGTCGCTGGATCGCGATACGCCATGCAGTAGCAGCTGGGCTTCGCCCACCTGCAACTCGGTCCCGTCCACGACGCCGCTGCAGTACACCAAGCGTTTCCTCTCCGACCTGGGACGCTGA
- a CDS encoding response regulator transcription factor, with the protein MTFPTYRGPLLAGKGPRNPVRVALLDDHEFILKGLTSHLRQVASVSVVGSHSCSRSLRAMLAETPVDVVLIDYSLASDDMDGVALVKTLRARYPNLRILVVSGFCQSVTVNMLLREGANGFFAKNQGAADMVDAIAKVMGGEIYLPPFMMTATAKPQSPLSPREWEVIRCFLDGMSVSQIAAKFNRSLKTISTQKSTAYKKLGIRGDAELFKMREQVLQSQEVA; encoded by the coding sequence ATGACCTTTCCCACGTACCGTGGCCCCCTGCTTGCCGGCAAAGGCCCGCGCAATCCGGTCCGGGTCGCCCTTCTGGACGACCACGAATTCATTCTCAAAGGCCTCACCTCGCATCTTCGCCAGGTGGCCAGCGTCTCCGTCGTCGGCAGCCACAGCTGCAGCCGCTCGCTCCGCGCCATGTTGGCGGAAACGCCGGTGGACGTGGTCCTGATCGATTACTCGCTCGCCTCCGATGACATGGATGGCGTCGCCCTGGTCAAGACGCTCCGCGCGCGTTATCCGAACCTGCGCATCCTGGTGGTATCCGGCTTCTGCCAGAGCGTCACCGTGAACATGCTGCTGCGCGAAGGTGCCAACGGCTTCTTCGCCAAGAACCAGGGCGCCGCCGACATGGTGGATGCGATCGCCAAGGTGATGGGCGGCGAGATCTACCTGCCGCCGTTCATGATGACAGCGACCGCCAAGCCGCAGTCGCCCTTGTCGCCGCGCGAGTGGGAAGTGATCCGCTGTTTCCTCGACGGTATGTCGGTCAGCCAGATCGCTGCCAAGTTCAATCGCAGCCTGAAAACGATCAGTACGCAGAAGTCCACGGCCTACAAGAAGCTCGGCATTCGCGGCGACGCGGAGCTGTTCAAGATGCGGGAGCAGGTGTTGCAGTCCCAGGAAGTGGCGTAA